Proteins encoded within one genomic window of Micromonospora halotolerans:
- a CDS encoding PP2C family protein-serine/threonine phosphatase, with product MDELFEPAGTLRSAYREVDWASTSLGPVRDWSPTLRAAVDLTLHSRFPVTLFWGPEFVMVYNQAYVELIGQKHPAALGAPAARVFAEIWDVIGPMLRSVRSTGRATWTRDMRLLMDRRGYPEECFFTFSYSAVRGPDGRAEGVIDIATETTTQVLSQRRLIMLVGLSDALSGLEDPAEILDRALRVLRTDPQDLPDVDILVADAAGDAGRPPLPALSSTILRDGDFALETTADVPVMRMRLPGPAPSAETVLVARLSQHLPLDDGYVGFVRLLGATVAQALQRAQARQAERRVAILERDLSERLQRSLLTPPAQPPGTEVAVRYQPAAERARIGGDWYDAFLLPDGALTLVIGDVAGHDQQAAAAMAQIRNVLRGVAYTAGKPPGGVLEGLEATTRGLGVNVLATAVLARLEQAGNGVHTLSWSNAGHPPPVLVAPDGTATLLRTPPEMLLGVQAGVARGDHRVTLAPGSAVVLYTDGLIDRRDAIIDDGLAELVRSLTGRHGSTAEQLCDELLARFAASSDDDIALLVLRIPPEPAGTPG from the coding sequence GTGGATGAGCTGTTCGAGCCGGCAGGGACGCTGCGCTCGGCGTACCGCGAGGTGGACTGGGCGTCCACGTCACTGGGCCCGGTGCGCGACTGGAGCCCGACGTTGCGTGCGGCCGTCGACCTCACCCTGCACTCCCGGTTCCCGGTGACGCTGTTCTGGGGCCCGGAGTTCGTCATGGTCTACAACCAGGCCTACGTCGAGTTGATCGGGCAGAAGCATCCGGCCGCGCTCGGCGCCCCCGCGGCGCGGGTGTTCGCCGAGATCTGGGACGTCATCGGGCCGATGCTCCGCTCGGTGCGGTCGACCGGGCGCGCGACCTGGACGCGGGACATGCGGCTGCTCATGGACCGGCGCGGCTATCCCGAGGAGTGCTTCTTCACGTTCTCCTACTCCGCGGTCCGCGGCCCGGACGGCCGGGCCGAGGGCGTGATCGACATCGCGACGGAGACCACCACGCAGGTGCTGTCCCAGCGGCGGCTGATCATGCTGGTCGGGCTCAGCGACGCCCTCAGCGGCCTCGAGGACCCGGCGGAGATCCTCGACCGGGCTCTGCGGGTGCTGCGCACCGATCCGCAGGACCTGCCGGACGTCGACATCCTCGTCGCAGACGCCGCCGGCGACGCCGGTCGCCCACCGCTGCCCGCGCTGTCGTCGACGATCCTCCGCGACGGGGACTTCGCGCTGGAGACGACGGCCGACGTCCCCGTGATGCGGATGCGCCTGCCGGGCCCGGCACCGTCCGCGGAGACGGTCCTGGTGGCACGGCTGAGCCAGCACCTCCCCCTCGACGACGGCTACGTGGGGTTCGTGCGGCTGCTGGGCGCGACGGTGGCACAGGCGCTGCAGCGGGCCCAGGCGCGCCAGGCCGAGCGGCGGGTCGCGATCCTGGAACGGGACCTCTCCGAGCGGCTGCAACGCAGCCTGCTGACCCCACCCGCCCAGCCGCCCGGGACCGAGGTGGCGGTCCGCTACCAGCCCGCGGCGGAACGCGCGCGGATCGGCGGCGACTGGTACGACGCGTTCCTGCTGCCCGACGGCGCCCTCACCCTGGTAATCGGGGACGTGGCGGGCCACGACCAGCAGGCCGCCGCGGCCATGGCGCAGATCCGCAACGTGCTGCGCGGGGTCGCGTACACGGCGGGGAAGCCGCCGGGCGGGGTGCTGGAGGGCCTGGAGGCGACGACGCGGGGCCTGGGCGTGAACGTGTTGGCGACCGCGGTCCTGGCCCGGCTGGAGCAGGCCGGCAACGGCGTACACACCCTGTCGTGGTCCAACGCCGGGCACCCGCCGCCGGTCCTGGTCGCCCCCGACGGGACCGCGACCCTGCTGCGCACGCCGCCGGAGATGCTGCTGGGCGTCCAGGCCGGCGTCGCGCGCGGCGACCACCGGGTCACCCTCGCGCCCGGCAGCGCCGTCGTCCTGTACACCGACGGCCTGATCGACCGGCGCGACGCGATCATCGACGACGGGTTGGCGGAGCTGGTGCGGAGCCTCACCGGCCGGCACGGGTCGACCGCCGAGCAGCTCTGCGACGAGTTGCTGGCCCGGTTCGCCGCCAGCAGCGACGACGACATCGCCCTGCTCGTGCTGCGGATCCCGCCGGAGCCCGCCGGCACACCGGGGTAG
- the iolB gene encoding 5-deoxy-glucuronate isomerase, with protein MRTPDAHLPWGGTARAPWALEVTPERAGWTYAGLRVLTLPAGGEVSFTTGDEEMLVLPLAGAATVHCDGLRLALTGRESVFAAVTDFAYLPRDADVTIRGAGRFALPSARATRRLSPRYGAARDVPVELRGAGPASRQVNNFCAPDAFDCDRLVAVEVLTPGGNWSSYPPHKHEQERAYDDGRVEAALEEVYYFEVAGGAPGEGPVGYQRVYGTADRPIDVLAEVRTGDVVLVPYGYHGPSMAAPGYDLYYLNVLAGPGAARTMACVDDPRHGWIRGSWVGQPVDPRLPLTRPGTKEA; from the coding sequence GTGAGGACCCCCGACGCGCACCTGCCCTGGGGCGGCACGGCCCGCGCGCCGTGGGCGCTGGAGGTCACCCCCGAGCGAGCCGGCTGGACCTACGCCGGGCTGCGGGTGCTCACCCTGCCCGCCGGCGGCGAGGTCAGCTTCACCACCGGCGACGAGGAGATGCTGGTCCTGCCGCTGGCCGGCGCCGCCACCGTGCACTGCGACGGGCTACGGCTCGCGCTGACCGGGCGCGAGTCGGTGTTCGCCGCGGTCACCGACTTCGCCTACCTGCCTCGGGACGCCGACGTGACGATCCGCGGCGCGGGACGCTTCGCGCTGCCGTCGGCGCGGGCCACCCGCCGGCTGTCGCCCCGCTACGGCGCGGCCCGCGACGTGCCGGTGGAACTGCGCGGCGCCGGCCCGGCCAGCCGGCAGGTCAACAACTTCTGCGCGCCGGACGCCTTCGACTGCGACCGGCTGGTCGCCGTGGAGGTGCTCACGCCCGGCGGCAACTGGTCGTCGTACCCGCCGCACAAGCACGAGCAGGAGCGGGCGTACGACGACGGGCGGGTCGAGGCCGCGCTGGAGGAGGTCTACTACTTCGAGGTGGCCGGCGGTGCGCCCGGCGAGGGGCCGGTGGGCTACCAGCGGGTCTACGGCACCGCCGACCGGCCCATCGACGTGCTGGCCGAGGTGCGCACCGGCGACGTGGTGCTCGTCCCCTACGGCTACCACGGGCCGTCGATGGCCGCCCCGGGCTACGACCTCTACTACCTGAACGTGCTGGCCGGACCCGGCGCCGCCCGGACCATGGCCTGTGTGGACGATCCCCGGCACGGCTGGATCCGGGGCAGCTGGGTCGGCCAACCGGTGGACCCGCGGCTGCCGCTGACCCGGCCCGGGACGAAGGAGGCGTGA
- a CDS encoding NIPSNAP family protein translates to MITCVVHYTVDPAQIEAFERFAREWMRLVAKHGGVHHGYFLPAEGASDRAEALFSFESLAAYERYRARFGDDPEFVAADRIRDESGCVLRYERTFMRPLLPTD, encoded by the coding sequence GTGATCACCTGCGTCGTGCACTACACCGTCGACCCCGCGCAGATCGAGGCGTTCGAACGCTTCGCCCGCGAGTGGATGCGGCTGGTGGCCAAGCACGGCGGCGTGCACCACGGCTACTTCCTGCCCGCCGAGGGAGCCAGCGACCGGGCCGAGGCTTTGTTCAGCTTCGAGAGCCTGGCGGCGTACGAGCGCTACCGCGCACGGTTCGGCGACGACCCGGAGTTCGTGGCGGCCGACCGGATCCGCGACGAGTCGGGCTGCGTCCTGCGCTACGAACGCACCTTCATGCGCCCACTCCTGCCGACCGACTGA
- a CDS encoding Cgl0159 family (beta/alpha)8-fold protein — translation MSTEYDALTRTRAHRPQAIAEAAARRTRRPWPEPGRPLFIIAADHPARGALGVRDRPMAMAGRVDLLDRLRVALSRPGVDGVLGTPDILEDLLLLGALENRLAIGSMNRGGLSGATFELDDRFTAYDADSIAAMRYDGGKMLCRIDPDDPATASTLQACAQAVTALAAHRTVALVEPLWVARDGGRVSADLRPEAVIKGVSVGQALGATSAYTWLKLPAVDEMERVMAATTLPVLLLGGDPVEAPDVVYARWARALRLPGVRGLVVGRALLYPPADDVAAAVDLAGSLLPTGQDA, via the coding sequence GTGAGCACCGAGTACGACGCGCTGACCCGCACCCGCGCGCACCGGCCGCAGGCGATCGCCGAAGCCGCCGCCCGCCGTACCCGCCGGCCCTGGCCCGAACCCGGCCGGCCGCTGTTCATCATCGCCGCCGACCACCCGGCCCGCGGCGCCCTCGGCGTACGCGATCGGCCGATGGCCATGGCCGGGCGGGTGGACCTGCTCGACCGGTTGCGCGTGGCGCTGTCCCGGCCCGGCGTCGACGGCGTGCTCGGCACCCCGGACATCCTGGAGGACCTGCTGCTGCTCGGGGCGCTGGAGAACCGCCTGGCCATCGGCTCGATGAACCGCGGCGGCCTCTCCGGCGCCACCTTCGAACTCGACGACCGGTTCACCGCCTACGACGCCGACAGCATCGCCGCGATGCGCTACGACGGCGGCAAGATGCTCTGCCGGATCGACCCGGACGACCCGGCCACCGCCTCCACCCTCCAGGCCTGCGCCCAGGCGGTCACCGCCCTCGCCGCGCACCGCACCGTGGCGCTCGTCGAACCGCTGTGGGTGGCCCGCGACGGCGGCCGGGTCAGCGCCGACCTGCGCCCGGAGGCGGTCATCAAGGGTGTCAGCGTCGGGCAGGCGCTCGGCGCGACCAGCGCGTACACCTGGTTGAAGCTGCCGGCCGTCGACGAGATGGAGCGGGTGATGGCCGCGACCACGCTGCCGGTCCTGCTCCTCGGCGGCGACCCGGTGGAGGCGCCGGACGTCGTGTACGCCCGGTGGGCGCGGGCGTTGCGGCTGCCCGGCGTGCGCGGCCTGGTGGTCGGCCGGGCGCTGCTCTACCCGCCCGCCGACGACGTGGCCGCCGCCGTGGACCTGGCCGGGTCGCTGCTGCCCACCGGGCAGGACGCGTGA
- the iolD gene encoding 3D-(3,5/4)-trihydroxycyclohexane-1,2-dione acylhydrolase (decyclizing) has protein sequence MPRLTVAQAVVTFLARQFSERDGRRQRLVPACFGIFGHGNVAGLGEALATAGADLPYHLCRTEQGMVHTAAAYARMTDRLSTLACTTSIGPGATNLVTGAAGATINRLPVLLLPGDIFATRVANPVLQELEDPRSYDVSVTDALRPVSRYWDRINRPEQLPVALLAAMRVLTDPAETGAVTLALPQDVQAEAYDWPDELFAERVWHVPRPRADEAALARAAGIVRAARRPLLVAGGGVIYSGATEALRRFAEEHGVPVAESQAGTGALRHDHPLALGAVGVTGTTAANEIAAGADVVIGVGTRYSDFTTASGTLFGDGTRFVNLNVTRFDAAKLSGTQVVGDARESLTVLGEACAGWATEPAYRESVTRLRERWTAVADRARHADPDAPPTQTAVIGAVNDAAGPRGVVVCAAGSMPGDLHRLWRSEDPKSYHVEYGYSCMGYEIAGGIGVKLAAPEREVFVLVGDGSYLMLPSELATAVAEGVKLVVVLVDNSGFASIGRLSESVGAHRLGTAYADRSGEPLPIDLGANAASLGADLIRVSTMAQLRAALATAKAVTRTTVVHVRTDRFEAGPDAGAWWDVPVAEVSTTVEGRAARAAYEAGRKTRRTHLHPG, from the coding sequence ATGCCCAGGTTGACGGTGGCGCAGGCGGTCGTGACGTTCCTGGCCCGGCAGTTCTCCGAGCGCGACGGGCGGCGGCAGCGGCTCGTCCCGGCCTGCTTCGGCATCTTCGGCCACGGCAACGTCGCCGGGCTCGGCGAGGCCCTGGCCACCGCCGGCGCCGACCTGCCGTACCACCTCTGCCGCACCGAGCAGGGCATGGTGCACACGGCCGCGGCGTACGCCCGGATGACCGACCGGCTCAGCACCCTGGCCTGCACCACCTCGATCGGCCCCGGCGCCACGAACCTGGTCACCGGCGCCGCCGGCGCCACCATCAACCGGCTGCCGGTGCTGCTCCTGCCCGGCGACATCTTCGCCACCCGGGTCGCCAACCCGGTGCTCCAGGAGCTGGAGGACCCGCGCTCCTACGACGTGAGCGTCACCGACGCGCTGCGGCCGGTCTCCCGCTACTGGGACCGGATCAACCGGCCCGAGCAGCTGCCCGTGGCGCTGCTCGCCGCCATGCGGGTGCTCACCGACCCGGCGGAGACCGGCGCGGTCACCCTCGCCCTGCCGCAGGACGTGCAGGCCGAGGCGTACGACTGGCCGGACGAGCTGTTCGCCGAACGGGTCTGGCACGTGCCGCGGCCCCGCGCCGACGAGGCGGCGCTGGCCCGCGCGGCCGGGATCGTGCGGGCGGCCCGCCGGCCGCTGCTGGTGGCCGGCGGCGGGGTGATCTACAGCGGGGCGACCGAGGCGCTGCGCCGGTTCGCCGAGGAGCACGGCGTGCCGGTCGCCGAGTCCCAGGCCGGCACCGGCGCGCTGCGGCACGACCATCCGCTCGCCCTCGGCGCGGTCGGCGTCACCGGCACCACCGCCGCCAACGAGATCGCGGCCGGCGCGGACGTGGTGATCGGGGTGGGCACCCGCTACAGCGACTTCACCACCGCCTCCGGCACCCTGTTCGGCGACGGCACGCGGTTCGTCAACCTCAACGTCACCCGCTTCGACGCGGCGAAACTGTCCGGCACGCAGGTCGTCGGCGACGCGCGGGAGAGCCTCACGGTCCTCGGCGAGGCCTGCGCCGGCTGGGCCACCGAGCCGGCGTACCGGGAGTCGGTGACCCGGCTGCGCGAGCGGTGGACGGCCGTCGCGGACCGCGCCCGGCACGCCGACCCGGACGCGCCGCCCACCCAGACCGCGGTGATCGGCGCCGTCAACGACGCCGCCGGCCCGCGCGGCGTGGTGGTGTGCGCCGCCGGGTCGATGCCCGGCGACCTGCACCGGCTGTGGCGCAGCGAGGACCCCAAGAGCTACCACGTCGAGTACGGCTACTCCTGCATGGGCTACGAGATCGCCGGCGGGATCGGGGTGAAGCTGGCCGCGCCGGAGCGCGAGGTGTTCGTGCTGGTCGGCGACGGCTCCTACCTCATGCTGCCCAGCGAGCTGGCCACCGCGGTCGCCGAGGGCGTCAAGCTGGTCGTGGTGCTGGTCGACAACTCCGGCTTCGCCTCGATCGGCCGGCTCTCGGAGAGCGTCGGCGCGCACCGGCTCGGCACCGCCTACGCCGACCGGTCCGGGGAGCCGCTGCCGATCGACCTCGGCGCCAACGCGGCGAGCCTCGGCGCCGACCTGATCCGGGTGTCCACCATGGCGCAGCTCCGCGCGGCGCTGGCGACGGCGAAGGCGGTCACCCGGACCACCGTGGTGCACGTGCGGACCGACCGGTTCGAGGCCGGACCGGACGCCGGCGCCTGGTGGGACGTGCCGGTCGCCGAGGTCTCCACCACCGTGGAGGGGCGGGCCGCCCGGGCGGCGTACGAGGCGGGACGCAAGACCCGGCGCACGCACCTGCATCCCGGCTGA
- the iolC gene encoding 5-dehydro-2-deoxygluconokinase, translating into MLDVLTIGRVGVDIYPLQVATPLAEVETFGRFLGGSPTNVAVAASRQGLRAGLITRTGADAFAGYVHRALREFGVDDSQVRPVDGLPTPITFCEIFPPDHFPLWFYRTPTAPDLQIRPEELDLDAVTSARVFWLTGTGLCQQPSRDAHTAALAARAGRPHTVLDLDYRPMFWPDPAAATAAVAEALPRVTVAVGNLDEVEIAVGTRDPDRAAALLLERGPRLAVVKLGPEGVLARTAEQSVRVPPVPVDVVNGLGAGDAFGGALCLGLLRGWPLERTMRFANAAGAIVASRLACSAAMPDYAETAALAGDATPRPAPSTAALTGEDR; encoded by the coding sequence ATGCTCGATGTGCTCACCATCGGCCGGGTCGGGGTGGACATCTATCCGTTGCAGGTCGCCACGCCGCTGGCCGAGGTCGAGACGTTCGGCAGGTTCCTCGGCGGCAGCCCCACCAACGTGGCGGTCGCGGCCAGCCGGCAGGGCCTGCGCGCCGGGTTGATCACCCGCACCGGCGCCGACGCCTTCGCCGGCTACGTGCACCGGGCGCTGCGCGAGTTCGGTGTGGACGACAGCCAGGTCCGCCCGGTCGACGGGCTGCCCACCCCGATCACCTTCTGCGAGATCTTCCCGCCGGACCACTTCCCGCTGTGGTTCTACCGCACGCCCACGGCCCCCGACCTCCAGATCCGGCCCGAGGAGCTGGACCTCGACGCCGTCACCTCGGCCCGCGTCTTCTGGCTCACCGGCACCGGCCTGTGCCAGCAGCCCAGCCGGGACGCGCACACCGCCGCGCTCGCCGCCCGCGCCGGTCGCCCGCACACCGTGCTGGACCTCGACTACCGGCCGATGTTCTGGCCCGACCCGGCGGCCGCGACCGCGGCCGTCGCCGAGGCGCTGCCCCGGGTCACCGTCGCCGTCGGCAACCTCGACGAGGTGGAGATCGCGGTCGGCACCCGCGACCCGGACCGGGCCGCCGCGCTGCTGCTCGAACGCGGGCCCCGGCTCGCCGTGGTCAAGCTCGGCCCGGAGGGCGTGCTGGCCCGCACCGCCGAGCAGAGCGTACGGGTGCCGCCGGTGCCGGTGGACGTGGTCAACGGGCTGGGCGCCGGCGACGCCTTCGGCGGCGCGCTCTGCCTGGGGCTGCTGCGCGGCTGGCCGCTGGAGCGGACCATGCGCTTCGCCAACGCCGCCGGCGCGATCGTCGCCTCCCGACTGGCCTGCTCCGCCGCCATGCCCGACTACGCCGAGACGGCGGCGCTGGCCGGGGACGCCACACCGCGTCCGGCGCCGTCGACCGCCGCCCTGACAGGAGAAGACCGGTGA
- a CDS encoding ATP-binding protein: MGGSGPPADINSTGAGHARGETSSLLSRAFTAATITELRHAVAAALAAAGLAGEPAEDFVLAVHELATNAVRHGGGAGQLHLRRQGDLLLCDVVDHGAGVDAPPIRQVAGDAAGGRGLWLADHLADSLSLHRRVDGLTATVTIALR, from the coding sequence ATGGGCGGTTCCGGACCGCCGGCCGACATCAACTCCACGGGGGCCGGGCACGCGCGAGGGGAGACGTCGTCTCTGCTCTCCCGGGCCTTCACGGCGGCCACCATCACGGAGCTGCGGCATGCCGTCGCCGCGGCCCTCGCGGCGGCGGGGCTGGCGGGCGAGCCCGCCGAGGACTTCGTCCTGGCGGTCCACGAGCTGGCCACCAACGCCGTACGCCACGGCGGCGGCGCGGGCCAGCTGCACCTGCGGCGGCAGGGCGACCTCCTGCTCTGCGACGTCGTCGATCATGGGGCGGGCGTCGACGCGCCGCCGATCCGGCAGGTCGCCGGGGACGCGGCGGGCGGCCGGGGCCTCTGGCTGGCGGACCACCTGGCCGACTCGCTGAGCCTGCACCGCCGCGTCGACGGCCTGACCGCCACGGTCACCATCGCGCTGCGCTGA
- the glpK gene encoding glycerol kinase GlpK — MADFVGAVDQGTTSTRFMIFDHGGNEVGRHQLEHQQILPRAGWVEHNPLEIWERTQTVVQTAMNEHGLAGSDLAALGITNQRETTVVWNRRTGRPYYNAIVWQDTRTDRIASALEREGRGDVIRSRAGLPPATYFSGGKIQWILENVDGVREAAERGEAVFGNTDTWLLWNLTGGTEGGVHVTDPTNASRTMLMNLETLDWDDEMLSFFGIPRAMLPEIRPSSDPRSYGSTVPHGPFSSPVRITGDLGDQQAATVGQVCFAPGEAKNTYGTGNFMLVNTGTDIVRSTAGLLTTVCYQFGDEAPVYALEGSIAVTGSAVQWLRDQLKIISSAAQSEILARQVEDNGGVYFVPAFSGLFAPYWRSDARGAIVGLSRFNTDAHIARATLESICYQSRDVAEAMEQDCGVPLECLKVDGGVTVNDLCMQLQADILGVPVSRPVVAETTALGAAYAAGLAVGFWKSTDELRENWNESRRWQPTWSPEQRETGYARWKKAVGRTLDWVDVD, encoded by the coding sequence ATGGCTGACTTCGTCGGCGCCGTGGACCAGGGCACCACCAGCACCCGTTTCATGATCTTCGACCATGGCGGCAACGAGGTCGGCCGCCACCAGCTCGAACACCAGCAGATCCTGCCGCGGGCGGGCTGGGTCGAGCACAACCCTCTGGAGATCTGGGAACGGACCCAGACGGTGGTCCAGACCGCGATGAACGAGCACGGCCTGGCCGGCTCCGACCTCGCCGCGCTCGGCATCACCAACCAGCGTGAGACCACGGTGGTGTGGAACCGCCGGACCGGCCGGCCCTACTACAACGCGATCGTCTGGCAGGACACCCGCACCGACCGGATCGCCTCGGCGCTGGAACGCGAGGGCCGGGGCGACGTCATCCGGAGCCGGGCGGGGCTGCCGCCGGCGACGTACTTCTCCGGCGGGAAGATCCAGTGGATCCTGGAGAACGTCGACGGGGTCCGGGAGGCGGCCGAGCGGGGCGAGGCCGTCTTCGGCAACACCGACACCTGGCTGCTGTGGAACCTGACCGGCGGCACCGAGGGCGGCGTGCATGTCACCGACCCCACCAACGCCAGCCGCACGATGCTCATGAACCTGGAGACGCTCGACTGGGACGACGAGATGCTGTCGTTCTTCGGCATCCCGCGGGCCATGCTGCCCGAGATCCGGCCGTCCTCCGACCCGCGCTCCTACGGCAGCACGGTGCCGCACGGGCCGTTCAGCAGCCCCGTCCGGATCACCGGTGACCTGGGCGACCAGCAGGCCGCCACGGTGGGGCAGGTCTGCTTCGCGCCGGGCGAGGCGAAGAACACGTACGGCACGGGCAACTTCATGCTGGTCAACACCGGCACCGACATCGTGCGGTCCACGGCCGGGCTGCTCACCACGGTCTGCTACCAGTTCGGCGACGAGGCGCCGGTCTACGCGCTGGAGGGTTCGATCGCGGTCACCGGCTCGGCCGTGCAGTGGCTGCGCGACCAGCTCAAGATCATCAGCAGCGCCGCGCAGAGCGAGATCCTGGCCCGTCAGGTCGAGGACAACGGCGGCGTGTACTTCGTGCCGGCGTTCTCCGGGCTGTTCGCCCCGTACTGGCGCTCCGACGCCCGCGGCGCGATCGTCGGACTGTCCCGGTTCAACACCGACGCGCACATCGCCCGGGCCACCCTGGAGTCGATCTGCTACCAGAGCCGCGACGTGGCCGAGGCCATGGAGCAGGACTGCGGGGTGCCCCTGGAGTGCCTGAAGGTCGACGGCGGCGTCACGGTCAACGACCTCTGCATGCAGCTCCAGGCGGACATCCTCGGTGTGCCGGTCAGCCGCCCGGTGGTCGCCGAGACCACCGCCCTGGGCGCCGCCTACGCGGCCGGGCTCGCCGTCGGGTTCTGGAAGAGCACCGACGAACTGCGCGAGAACTGGAACGAGAGCCGGCGCTGGCAGCCGACCTGGTCGCCGGAGCAGCGCGAGACCGGCTACGCCCGGTGGAAGAAGGCGGTCGGCCGCACCCTCGACTGGGTCGACGTCGACTGA
- a CDS encoding MFS transporter, translating to MPPDAVPPRFPRSSPYWPVVSHPLLRRVLPGLAVSALGDGMALVAVTWLALQLAPQGQRGTWTAVALAAYTLPSAAGTIAFGRLLAGRSGAQLAGWDAVLRAGALAAIPAAHLAGALSIGVYVALLAASSLLHSWGSAGRFTLIAELLPERDHLPANAVFAILGQAATIAGPPLAGLLIGVAGPVWVLALDALSFAVLALTYRLVVPAGRRAAPTEAIPSRTAGFGVIREHRALRGLLAVTFGFFLLFGPFYVAMPVLVTEELRGSATTLGLYYTAFGAGSLLGGLATGHLRRWPLWPTIIGIVVGFGAAMLPLGLDVPVGLSLPAFALAGLLWAPYTSTSMALFQRSVTGARLPQALAAHGAVVVLAVPLGTMLGGPLTAALGARHTLLLCAAATIALGAVAAGLARPHRGPPPTGDEPDGTGPAPERRLRPDDAVGSGTP from the coding sequence GCGATCCTCGCCCTACTGGCCGGTGGTGAGTCATCCGCTGCTGCGCCGGGTCCTGCCCGGGCTGGCGGTGTCCGCCCTGGGTGACGGCATGGCCCTGGTCGCGGTGACCTGGCTGGCGTTGCAGCTCGCGCCCCAGGGTCAGCGCGGCACGTGGACGGCCGTCGCGCTGGCGGCGTACACCCTGCCCAGCGCCGCCGGCACCATCGCCTTCGGCCGGCTCCTGGCCGGTCGGAGCGGGGCGCAGCTCGCCGGCTGGGACGCCGTCCTGCGCGCCGGCGCCCTCGCCGCCATCCCCGCCGCCCACCTCGCCGGGGCACTCAGCATCGGCGTGTACGTGGCCCTGCTCGCCGCGTCCTCGCTGCTGCACTCGTGGGGCTCCGCCGGACGCTTCACGCTGATCGCCGAGCTGCTGCCCGAACGGGATCACCTGCCGGCCAACGCGGTGTTCGCCATCCTGGGCCAGGCCGCCACCATCGCCGGCCCGCCGCTGGCGGGCCTCCTGATCGGCGTGGCCGGGCCGGTGTGGGTCCTCGCGCTCGACGCGCTCAGCTTCGCCGTGCTGGCCCTCACCTACCGCCTCGTCGTTCCCGCCGGCAGGCGCGCGGCGCCGACGGAGGCGATCCCGTCCCGCACGGCCGGCTTCGGCGTCATCCGCGAGCACCGGGCCCTGCGCGGCCTGCTGGCCGTGACCTTCGGGTTCTTCCTGCTCTTCGGCCCGTTCTACGTGGCCATGCCCGTCCTGGTCACCGAAGAGCTGCGCGGCTCCGCGACGACCCTCGGGCTGTACTACACGGCGTTCGGCGCCGGTTCCCTCCTCGGCGGTCTCGCCACCGGCCACCTGCGCCGCTGGCCGCTGTGGCCCACCATCATCGGCATCGTGGTCGGGTTCGGCGCCGCCATGCTGCCGCTCGGCCTGGACGTGCCCGTCGGCCTCTCGCTGCCGGCCTTCGCCCTGGCCGGCCTCCTCTGGGCTCCCTACACGTCCACGTCGATGGCGCTGTTCCAGCGCAGCGTCACCGGCGCGAGGCTCCCGCAGGCCCTGGCCGCCCACGGCGCGGTGGTCGTCCTGGCGGTGCCACTCGGCACCATGCTCGGCGGCCCCCTGACGGCCGCGCTCGGCGCCCGGCACACCCTGCTGCTGTGCGCCGCCGCGACGATCGCTCTCGGCGCGGTCGCCGCCGGGCTCGCCCGCCCGCACCGCGGGCCGCCCCCGACCGGCGACGAGCCGGACGGGACCGGCCCGGCGCCCGAGCGGCGACTCCGACCGGACGACGCCGTGGGCTCGGGCACCCCCTGA
- a CDS encoding RNA polymerase sigma factor, translated as MSSGTEHEERFRRVYAADFGPLLAYALRRVAQPEDAADVVAETFLVAWRRRRDLPADGEARLWLYGVARRVLANHHRGGVRRQRLGERLRQRITAVIGGDPGSEVPERLAIRAALTRLGELDREVLLLTVWEGLEPREAAEVLRVSPAAVRTRLSRARARLRELVGDDLGRPGHVLDVVTAPAPKEGR; from the coding sequence GTGAGCTCCGGGACCGAGCACGAGGAACGCTTCCGACGCGTCTACGCGGCCGACTTCGGGCCGCTGCTGGCGTACGCCCTGCGCCGCGTCGCGCAGCCCGAGGACGCGGCCGACGTCGTCGCCGAGACCTTCCTGGTCGCCTGGCGCCGAAGACGGGACCTGCCGGCCGACGGCGAGGCCCGGCTCTGGCTGTACGGCGTCGCCCGCCGCGTGCTCGCCAACCACCACCGCGGCGGCGTACGCCGGCAGCGGCTGGGGGAGCGGCTACGCCAACGGATCACCGCGGTGATCGGCGGCGACCCGGGCAGCGAGGTGCCGGAACGGCTCGCCATCCGGGCCGCGCTGACCCGGCTGGGGGAGCTGGACCGGGAGGTGCTGCTGCTCACCGTCTGGGAGGGACTCGAACCGCGCGAGGCGGCCGAGGTCCTCCGGGTGAGCCCGGCCGCCGTGCGTACCCGCCTCTCGCGGGCGCGGGCCCGGCTCCGCGAACTCGTCGGTGACGACCTCGGACGACCCGGACATGTACTCGACGTCGTGACCGCACCCGCCCCGAAGGAGGGCAGATGA